One genomic region from Electrophorus electricus isolate fEleEle1 chromosome 23, fEleEle1.pri, whole genome shotgun sequence encodes:
- the tasor2 gene encoding uncharacterized protein tasor2 isoform X1 has translation MENDTTLSKEGLLEPVLPGSVTFDNSILAPLQNSYLYEESKECFTYNSAYLVNNAALQRRYSAFRAEKQEYGYSEEELEESFGFLLFADESEANKLADTGLLVGQGMCTTLGDSSKGVYISKYSDCLDLKRWYDGKTGYIVLLKLIKGRVKEVTENYTQNFTTPSAGFDCHVSEQLRAVCASTSSFLAFERTQYYIYELLEGSGNTESCPRHVCPFAIVAFSYGKTTISLELKEKSQEKTLFHYQPWSGQLKIESIVYDVGLKSIHGAMFPANLPKTVKVDHTIGVSELRKTLPEAIFETSLVGEASLEGRCFSLYDVVSCEVKSDLSLLTHELKEKDMALVIYLDDSGFLVVLHSSHFLSYEGAATDKASALQGMFIFPDSRTVPRETKIGHSESKVSAEVLQVLPALNYAESEMEKCPPNQQGEPLSIVEKHLQNFATLFFPGLSSIPAREASMFPDQYDVPDGFPLIAPKWTEEAGARLNTYMKNPCSFQLSIERTLELLTAGKQQRSDEHDDDVYYYISSPEEAPQTPSGMVSERDVAAESDHIIGSNTLSHELKNAREQQTERQKNVTAELSKDIGTPSAAGVAMTESTDISPKSCDLPTEPCVNTAADSEKTLHSNTANDECSAGSRDVSQEPPIQSTGVALLSLTVNGNDASGMAAMPTQHLQTATDVDLCKKVNCMLDVPHKVGEQMPDVSKEVAKEAGLTIPVSLPVTSVNQMDTLTTGCVEVHPQVDSDVPPERTLNLKLLPRRRGRRKKRGLKRNPNKVRQTPVSVQNTNSPSCSSVEASIEQSSNSETVLSSPSSQPRQKDWRSLPRRKRHWKADISMKRILRSDVKASETKSLVENISDITELAGYMTSTPKRKMDGCSMRERYGLKTIITDCGRIFVPHGSDAAPGDVKLPKDTKDDQDFSLERANSPSKEKLSKPTSPLTHAKSPPLEMEKKGQHMPLTHIQNIPVITSSKAQSSQQATVQAEKDDTSHNNSDQSLDSDLQPTSTEKCKGKIKDHVYRAISISKLKTVLKRAKMTKSPSPGDHGKSDNGEPEVKKTKPNIDVDLTSTSGKSSPHKDMNNKHSVSQDNSESAGNQEPLENTLSKQTLVSWRELKTSSSQAKLMSKNTKENGCITLDKPPPFAVVKQADHQLISTITGDRAEGKNISSDGKTCKEGLATGGSPPSDALNLLADLALSANSDKTANLGEKPRQDTHVGVKTSNSPESVLHALLQNPTTRLKLPPTSPYQMGLEVAGDLMLDISEEHSYSQPTSLLSGLSRACSQVPPPVGCVESLLSLNPGLLKLPDQTSGLANQEKGGKNGWKYLTSLSMPPSSGLKRSKFLRHRRIFEKEGSIQVTRFWREIYDFKFDSKFTNVKLDKTVTRALHGKWDFGIQDNYEQVHLIFHMWIGLFYSKSTSRFFHFDQNCPPLDLNPSQSIGPVQPAVPLPDVGLGSSEDRTTSVQPGPDILDLSLKASGPVSHCTMSQGSSEEDQPSSKRSRPEHTSESKGPEVRANSNLSLTDSIVDDLDGNSVPNNDDYSDIENDSTTETSYTKLLENNNAYSNLCEQTLSMHIDEQKSLKAQKNEPVFKNQGISEALRIKSAGKMASGTLNSLDTKALAVFHQVVGPARPKMHTKMPDQVHGRKIILKSLSFKDKGGARTPTSVISECVSKDEEHEAALSGKSRGIAPVHCRNNKDECAFQNLVGHSSASSVAVHGGNDATKLKVKSLLNTSNDIPMNVHNDNNKTTDKIKDAQADTTGKIHDDKTKKQVRPMPDIRHEMSLLDTRDDMSVNKVKDKTPQTACQVNVAKAEVKPKHDIRNYTPVHTQDVNDAKDRITTMHSVRDDTPADVQDVNKSIEDGVKAVHNVQDDTPADVQDVNESIEDGVKAVHNVQDDTPADVQDVNDTKDEVTPVHSVRDDRMVDVQDVNESANVGVKAAHNVQDHTPADVQDINDAAKNEVTPVHTVRHDKLVNVQDVNESTKDGVTPVHSVQDHTPADVQDVNDTKDEVTPVHSVRDDRMVDVQDVNESANVGVKAADNVQDHTPADVQDINDAAKNEVTPVHTVRHDKLVNVQDVNESTKDGVTPVHSVLGDTPIDVQNTNDAAKDEVTPVHGVRDDKPVDVQDVNESIEGGVKAVHNVQDDTPADVQDVNDTKDEITPVHSVRDDKPEDVQDVNESAKDGVTPVHSVQDDTPIDVKDINVAAKDRITPVQRENDDTPIDVQDVNYAKEGDTPVQSVIDDTPIDVQYVNDSEERVTPAHSVRDDATVQDVNDETKKAKPKSDARESVSEHPDVDQTEGMVVDEVQISSDITEHMVERDENKTREEEFLCNNTNLETVSEKQKDSDDEPHVSALEQDFTDSVHVEICDEKTLEEMHVDVSGGETPVEQISSMKEDNVLKRHEGEVATEISVVKNDRKQTRDYAQPEIAEYFSADDVSSKAHCFLLKEGDRSPAVSDMCILTENDKSTVLHPSSVVQNETPEINQRELKETHVDVSSCTAVINQESGTDQKHLAPTICETFADEVPGMSSGDSQNVSTPSIQINSELGMTSRSSTPTQDELPYTQEVCENIRIQQVGHLQDNHTSEQVPHSVTRSPTIAGSALNSSIIERHISSSPCYKVQSFPQGPDWSSYEATGDLTDESRSLTQKPVPKQNLRNLVHETISSRELSSKENQSQKYQYGHFSEQYKELSPELSSWAHGSSFKTDRPSRLREPYACDQDSEGFPTHFSISDNREFAYMPKDTTESESHIPDWVHQIHYADSKYTVHESNERAFPYKHRSDLSLSESNEESESQGMGSIRYSRKKSKRTFCQDEWNEEDFDGIIDYSIKKTFSCGVERTKILKTHTFSPYQCRRESRQIFDWRRYFRREGVFKLSEGNDRFVHNPPSSIVTVFDKKGNRVIFENPSTLKRSIGAHGVSVKDSFHTWEDQRSKSNITQSLMELEYLIFSEKMNQMLKNCKATSKPKSQHRHNVNSVENLMTIRFSRLEEEDTTAFDETWPTLPKFKINVDMSERKGMRKIINYGKPLHLQSLFCERGTMAACSRISDITKDCAKSYNSMMNDVCAGKTIPHQNNKSKRKWDIESTACIKQSAFCGRIKKDMFDNLHDNLNSIVRQACKIKYKFYILVTSSDSFFEETKELLEAEGHAAVEPYQFEIDESGQTPLLILLRNEDIAEHICEVPHLLELKKSSRVLFAGIDRPDDVVNLTHQEVFARGGFVVFDEAALDALSLENMKKVVGVMEELDKKGKWKWFLHYRDSRKLRENVRCSPDAQKRKHFVDCCQEAGIVEVLPYHECDVISRGRPDYLRCLVHLQIQNVSARFPVFITDTPADSFGKNGILTMNIYAFSRILSNDSCLVS, from the exons ATGGAGAATGACACTACTCTCTCAAAAGAAG GTCTTCTTGAACCTGTGCTTCCAGGCTCAGTAACCTTTGACAACAGTATTTTGGCTCCTCTCCAGAACAGCTATTTGTATGAGGAGTCCAAAGAGTGCTTTACCTATAATTCAGCATATTTGGTCAATAATGCAGCTTTACAAAGAAGG TATTCAGCCTTTCGTGCTGAGAAACAAGAATATGGCTACTCCGAAGAGGAACTGGAAGAATCATTTGGCTTCTTGTTATTTGCTGATGAGTCTGAG GCAAATAAACTTGCGGACACAGGCTTATTAGTTGGGCAAGGGATGTGCACCACGCTTGGAGATTCTTCAAAGG GTGTGTATATCTCAAAGTATTCTGACTGCCTTGATCTGAAACGCTGGTATGATGGCAAGACAGGCTATATTGTCCTCTTGAAGCTGATAAAG GGTCGAGTCAAAGAGGTGACAGAAAACTACACCCAGAACTTTACAACTCCATCTGCTGGCTTTGACTGTCATGTGTCAGAGCAGCTCCGGGCAGTGTGTGCCAGTACCAGCTCTTTCCTGGCTTTCGAGCGCACTCAG TATTATATATATGAGCTGCTGGAAGGAAGTGGTAACACTGAGTCATGCCCAAGACATGTGTGTCCATTTGCTATTGTGGCCTTCTCCTATGGGAAGACTACCATTTCATTAGAGTTAAAGGAGAAAAG ccAAGAGAAAACAT tatttcattaCCAACCCTGGAGTGGTCAGCTCAAGATTGAGTCCATTGTCTACGATGTAGGGTTGAAATCCATTCACGGAGCCATGTTCCCTGCAAATCT tCCAAAGACAGTTAAAGTAGACCATACTATTGGAGTCTCTGAACTGAGGAAGACATTGCCTGAAGCGATTTTTGAAACTTCTCTTGTTGGTGAAG CCTCTCTCGAAGGCAGGTGTTTCAGCTTGTACGATGTCGTCTCCTGTGAGGTGAAAAGTGATCTGTCTCTTTTAACTCATGAGTTAAAGGAGAAAGACATG GCCCTTGTTATATATTTAGATGACAGTGGTTTCCTGGTAGTGTTACATTCATCTCATTTCCTTTCCTATgaag GTGCAGCAACCGATAAAGCCTCTGCTCTTCaaggaatgtttatttttccagaTTCCAGAACTGTGCCAAGAG AGACCAAGATTGGACACAGCGAGTCTAAGGTGTCAGCAGAGGTTCTTCAGGTTCTCCCAGCCCTGAACTATGCTGAATCAGAAATGGAGAAGTGTCCTCCAAATCAGCAGGGGGAGCCTCTCAGCATAGTGGAGAAGCATCTGCAGAACTTTGccactcttttttttccaggacTGTCAAGCATCCCTGCTAGGGAGGCTAGTATGTTTCCTGACCAGTATGACGTACCTGATGGTTTCCCACTGATTGCCCCAAAATGGACAGAGGAGGCTGGGGCACGCTTAAACACTTACATGAAAAATCCATGCAGCTTTCAACTTTCAATAGAAAGGACACTGGAGCTGCTTACTGCTGGAAAACAGCAGCGCAGTGACGAGCATGACGATGACGTCTATTACTACATATCGTCCCCTGAGGAGGCCCCTCAGACACCTTCTGGCATGGTTTCAGAGAGGGATGTGGCGGCTGAATCTGATCATATAATTGGCAGTAATACTTTATCACATGAATTAAAAAATGCCAGAGAGCAGCAAACAGAAAGGCAAAAGAATGTAACTGCTGAACTCTCCAAGGACATTGGTACACCCAGTGCAGCTGGGGTTGCAATGACTGAGAGTACAGATATCTCACCTAAGTCATGTGACTTGCCTACAGAACCTTGTGTTAATACTGCTGCAGACAGTGAAAAAACATTGCACAGTAACACAGCTAATGATGAATGCAGTGCAGGTTCAAGGGATGTCTCACAAGAACCACCCATTCAGTCCACGGGTGTAGCATTATTATCATTAACAGTAAATGGAAATGATGCCTCGGGTATGGCAGCTATGCCCACCCAGCATCTTCAGACAGCCACTGACGTTGACCTTTGCAAGAAAGTAAATTGCATGCTGGATGTTCCTCACAAAGTTGGGGAACAGATGCCTGATGTGAGTAAAGAGGTTGCAAAGGAAGCTGGCCTTACAATACCTGTTTCACTCCCTGTCACATCAGTGAACCAGATGGACACATTAACTACAGGTTGTGTAGAAGTACACCCACAGGTGGACAGTGATGTTCCTCCTGAGAGGACGCTTAATTTAAAACTCTTACCACGACGCCGTGGCAGAAGGAAAAAGAGGGGTTTAAAACGAAATCCTAACAAAGTCCGGCAAACACCGGTGTCCGTTCAAAACACTAATTCACCCTCTTGCTCATCAGTAGAAGCATCCATTGAACAGAGTAGTAATAGTGAGACAGTGCTTTCTTCACCTAGTAGTCAGCCACGACAAAAAGACTGGCGTTCATTACCAAGACGCAAGAGGCATTGGAAAGCTGATATCAGTATGAAGCGGATATTGAGGTCAGATGTTAAGGCCAGTGAAACAAAGTCCTTGGTGGAGAACATTAGTGACATTACAGAGCTTGCAGGATACATGACCAGCACACCAAAAAgaaagatggatggatgtaGCATGAGAGAACGATATGGgcttaaaacaataattacagaTTGTGGAAGGATCTTTGTCCCCCATGGCTCAGATGCTGCACCAGGAGATGTAAAATTACCAAAAGACACCAAAGATGATCAGGACTTTTCTCTTGAAAGAGCAAATAGTCCTTCTAAGGAGAAGCTAAGTAAGCCCACTTCACCATTAACACATGCTAAATCTCCCCCAttagaaatggaaaagaaaggTCAGCATATGCCACTTACTCACATACAAAACATTCCTGTGATCACATCTTCTAAAGCACAGTCCTCCCAACAAGCAACTGTTCAAGCAGAGAAAGATGACACATCCCATAACAATTCTGATCAGTCACTGGATTCTGACTTACAACCAACCTCTACTGAAAAATGCAAAGGCAAAATAAAAGACCACGTGTACAGAGCAATATCTATAAGCAAATTAAAGACAGTGCTTAAAAGAGCAAAGATGACTAAATCTCCTAGCCCAGGGGATCATGGAAAATCAGATAATGGAGAACCtgaagtgaaaaaaacaaaaccaaatattGATGTGGACTTGACATCAACAAGTGGAAAATCAAGTCCTCATAAAGATATGAACAACAAACACAGTGTGTCACAGGATAATTCAGAATCTGCTGGGAACCAAGAGCCACTAGAAAATACACTATCTAAGCAAACCCTTGTGTCTTGGAGAGAACTCAAGACCTCATCCTCCCAAGCAAAGCTGAtgtcaaaaaacacaaaagaaaatg GATGCATCACTTTAGACAAACCTCCCCCTTTTGCTGTAGTTAAACAAGCTGACCATCAGCTCATATCTACCATTACTGGGGATAGGGCAGAAGGAAAAAATATTAGCTCTGATGGCAAAACCTGTAAAGAGGGTCTGGCCACTGGTGGATCTCCACCTTCAGATGCTCTTAATCTCCTGGCTGACTTGGCACTCAGTGCAAATAGTGACAAAACAGCTAACCTGGGAGAAAAACCCAGACAGGATACCCATGTTGGAGTCAAGACTAGTAACTCGCCGGAGTCGGTCCTTCATGCTTTGTTGCAAAATCCTACAACCAGATTAAAATTACCTCCCACGTCCCCTTACCAAATGGGTCTTGAGGTAGCTGGGGATTTGATGTTGGATATATCAGAAGAGCACTCATACTCACAGCCCACCTCTTTGCTGTCAGGTTTGTCAAGAGCATGCTCCCAGGTTCCCCCTCCAGTTGGATGTGTTGAGTCTCTTCTGTCCCTGAACCCTGGGCTTCTGAAGTTACCTGATCAGACTAGTGGTCTAGCCAATCAAGAGAAAGGAGGCAAAAATGGATGGAAATACCTGACATCTTTAAGTATGCCACCCTCCTCTGGCCTCAAGAGGTCTAAATTTCTCCGCCACAGACGCATATTTGAAAAGGAGGGCTCAATTCAAGTAACAAGATTTTGGAGAGAAATCTATGATTTTAAATTTGACAGCAAATTCACAAATGTGAAGCTAGACAAAACTGTGACAAGGGCACTACATGG CAAATGGGATTTCGGCATTCAAGACAACTATGAGCAGGTCCATCTTATCTTCCATATGTGGATAGGCCTTTTCTACAGCAAGTCCACTTCCAGGTTCTTTCATTTTGACCAGAACTGTCCACCTCTAGATCTAAATCCGTCACAAAGTATTGGTCCAGTTCAGCCTGCAGTGCCACTTCCTGATGTTGGTTTGGGCTCAAGTGAGGACAGAACTACTTCTGTGCAGCCTGGTCCAGATATTCTGGACCTTTCACTGAAGGCATCTGGGCCTGTGAGTCAttgcaccatgtcacaaggaaGCAGTGAGGAGGATCAACCAAGCAGCAAAAGATCAAGACCTGAGCACACCTCAGAAAGCAAAGGGCCAGAAGTTAGGGCTAATTCAAACCTTTCTCTTACG GATTCCATTGTGGATGACTTGGATGGAAATTCTGTGCCTAACAATGACGATTACAGTGACATAGAGAATGACAGCACCACTGAAACCTCTTACACAAAACTCCTGGAGAACAACAATGCATACAGTAATTTGTGTGAACAGACATTAAGTATGCACATAGATGAACAGAAATCATTGAAAGCTCAGAAGAATGAACCTGTTTTCAAGAATCAGGGAATTTCAGAGGCTTTGAGGATAAAAAGTGCAGGGAAGATGGCCTCTGGAACATTGAATAGCCTTGATACAAAAGCTCTTGCTGTATTCCATCAGGTTGTTGGGCCTGCCAGGCCCAAGATGCACACTAAGATGCCTGACCAAGTTCATGGACGTAAAATCATCCTTAAGTCACTGAGCTTTAAGGACAAAGGTGGAGCTCGAACACCTACATCAGTgatcagtgagtgtgtgtccaaaGATGAAGAGCATGAAGCAGCGCTCAGTGGGAAAAGCAGAGGCATTGCACCAGTGCACTGTCGTAATAACAAAGATGAGTGTGCATTTCAAAACCTGGTAGGACACAGTTCTGCTAGTTCTGTGGCTGTGCATGGTGGAAATGATGCTACAAAACTGAAAGTGAAATCTTTGCTTAATACCAGCAATGACATACCTATGAATGTgcataatgataataataagaCAACAGACAAAATTAAAGATGCACAAGCTGACACAACTGGGAAAATACATGATGATAAAACAAAGAAGCAAGTTAGACCCATGCCTGATATCAGACATGAGATGTCTCTGCTTGATACCAGAGATGACATGTCAGTCAACAAAGTGAAAGATAAGACACCTCAGACTGCATGTCAAGTGAATGTTGCAAAAGCTGAAGTTAAACCTAAGCATGATATCAGAaattacacacctgtacatacacAGGATGTGAATGATGCAAAGGATAGAATTACAACTATGCatagtgtcagagatgacaCTCCTGCAGATGTACAGGATGTAAATAAATCTATAGAAGATGGAGTTAAAGCTGTTCATAATGTCCAAGATGACACTCCTGCAGATGTACAGGATGTAAATGAATCTATAGAAGATGGAGTTAAAGCTGTTCATAATGTCCAAGATGACACACCTGCAGATGTACAGGATGTAAATGATACAAAGGATGAAGTTACACCTGTGCatagtgtcagagatgacaGAATGGTAGATGTACAGGATGTAAATGAATCTGCAAATGTTGGAGTTAAAGCTGCTCATAATGTCCaagatcacacacctgcagatgtACAGGATATAAATGATGCTGCAAAGAATGAAGTTACACCTGTGCATACTGTCAGACATGACAAACTGGTAAATGTACAGGATGTAAATGAATCTACAAAAGATGGAGTTACACCTGTTCATAGTGTCCaagatcacacacctgcagatgtACAGGATGTAAATGATACAAAGGATGAAGTTACACCTGTGCatagtgtcagagatgacaGAATGGTAGATGTACAGGATGTAAATGAATCTGCAAATGTTGGAGTTAAAGCTGCTGATAATGTCCaagatcacacacctgcagatgtACAGGATATAAATGATGCTGCAAAGAATGAAGTTACACCTGTGCATACTGTCAGACATGACAAACTGGTAAATGTACAGGATGTAAATGAATCTACAAAAGATGGAGTTACACCTGTTCATAGTGTCCTAGGTGACACACCTATAGATGTACAGAATACAAATGATGCTGCAAAGGATGAAGTTACACCTGTGCATGGAGTCAGAGATGACAAGCCAGTAGATGTACAGGATGTAAATGAATCTATAGAAGGTGGAGTTAAAGCTGTTCATAATGTCCAAGATGACACGCCTGCAGATGTACAGGATGTAAATGATACAAAGGATGAAATTACACCTGTGCatagtgtcagagatgacaAGCCAGAAGATGTACAAGATGTAAATGAATCTGCAAAAGATGGAGTTACACCTGTTCATAGTGTCCAAGATGACACACCTATAGATGTAAAGGATATAAATGTTGCCGCAAAGGACAGAATTACTCCTGTCCAGAGAGAAAATGATGACACACCTATAGATGTACAGGATGTAAATTATGCAAAAGAAGGGGATACACCTGTGCAGAGCGTCATTGATGACACACCTATAGATGTACAGTATGTAAATGATTCAGAGGAAAGAGTTACACCTGCGCATAGTGTCAGAGATGATGCAACTGTTCAAGATGTGaatgatgaaacaaagaaaGCTAAACCTAAGTCTGATGCCAGAGAATCTGTGAGTGAACATCCAGATGTTGATCAGACAGAAGGAATGGTAGTTGATGAAGTGCAAATATCAAGTGACATAACAGAGCATATGGTGGAAAGAGATGAGAATAAAACACGTGAAGAAGAATTTCTTTGTAATAATACGAACCTTGAAACAgtttcagaaaagcaaaaagataGTGATGATGAGCCACATGTATCTGCTCTGGAACAAGATTTTACAGATAGTGTACATGTGGAAATCTGTGATGAGAAAACTTTAGAAGAGATGCATGTAGATGTTTCTGGGGGTGAAACCCCTGTTGAACAGATAAGTTCTATGAAAGAGGATAATGTTTTAAAGCGGCATGAGGGTGAAGTAGCAACAGAGATTTCTGTGGTAAAGAATGATAGAAAGCAAACCAGAGATTATGCTCAACCAGAGATTGCAGAGTATTTTTCTGCAGATGATGTGAGCTCAAAAGctcattgttttttgttgaagGAAGGTGATCGTTCACCTGCTGTTAGTGACATGTGCATTCTAACAGAAAATGATAAAAGCACCGTGCTTCATCCCTCTTCTGTGGTTCAAAACGAGACTCCTGAAATCAATCAACGTGAACTTAAAGAAACACATGTTGATGTTTCATCCTGCACTGCAGTCATAAACCAGGAAAGTGGCACTGACCAAAAACACTTGGCCCCCACAATTTGTGAAACTTTTGCAGATGAAGTTCCTGGGATGTCATCAGGAGACAGTCAGAATGTGTCAACACCATCTATCCAAATAAATTCCGAGCTTGGGATGACCAGCAGAAGCTCTACCCCTACTCAGGACGAACTGCCATACACCCAAGAGGTGTGTGAGAACATAAGGATTCAGCAAGTTGGGCATTTGCAAGACAATCACACTTCTGAGCAAGTTCCTCACTCTGTAACCAGGAGCCCTACCATTGCAGGGTCAGCTCTTAATAGCTCAATTATAGAGAGACACATTTCTAGCTCTCCTTGTTACAAAGTACAATCTTTTCCTCAGGGTCCTGATTGGTCCTCATATGAAGCCACGGGTGATCTCACTGATGAAAGTAGATCATTAACTCAAAAACCTGTACCCAAACAAAATTTGCGTAATTTGGTTCATGAAACCATTTCTTCACGAGAACTTTCTTCCAAGGAAAATCAGTCCCAAAAGTACCAATATGGGCATTTTTCTGAGCAATATAAGGAACTGTCACCAGAACTGTCTTCATGGGCACATGGTTCTAGCTTCAAAACAGATAGACCAAGTAGACTCAGGGAACCTTATGCATGTGATCAGGATTCAGAGGGTTTTCCTACACATTTCAGTATTTCTGATAACAGAGAATTTGCATATATGCCAAAAGACACTACAGAGAGTGAATCACATATCCCTGACTGGGTACACCAGATTCACTATGCAGATTCCAAATACACTGTGCATGAGTCAAATGAAAGAGCGTTTCCTTATAAACATCGATCAGATTTAAGCTTGTCTGAATCTAACGAGGAATCGGAGAGCCAAGGGATGGGCAGTATTCGTTACAGTAGAAAGAAATCCAAGAGGACCTTCTGTCAAGATGAGTGGAATGAAGAAGACTTTGATGGCATTATTGATTACAGCATTAAAAAGACCTTTTCTTGTGGTGTAGAAcgaacaaaaatattaaagacacacacatttagccCATATCAATGTAGACGAGAAAGCAGACAGATATTCGACTGGCGCAGGTATTTCAGAAGAGAGGGAGTGTTCAAATTAAGTGAAGGGAATGATAGATTTGTCCATAATCCACCTTCTTCTATTGTCACTGTGTTTGACAAGAAAGGTAACAGAGTCATATTTGAAAACCCTTCCACTTTAAAGCGATCAATAGGTGCACATGGTGTGAGTGTTAAAGACTCTTTTCATACCTGGGAAGATCAACGATCAAAATCTAACATTACCCAGTCTTTAATGGAACTTGAATATCTTATCTTCTCAGAGAAGATGAATCAGATGCTCAAAAATTGCAAGGCTACCTCCAAACCTAAGTCACAACACAGACATAATGTAAACTCAGTTGAAAATCTTATGACCATTCGATTTTCAAGACTTGAGGAAGAGGATACAACTGCATTTGATGAGACATGGCCAACTCTTCCTAAGTTTAAGATAAACGTGGACATGTCTGAAAGGAAAGGCATGAGGAAGATAATAAATTATGGAAAACCCTTGCATCTCCAAAGCCTTTTCTGTGAAAGAGGCACCATGGCAGCTTGCTCCAGGATATCAGACATTACAAAAGATTGTGCAAAATCCTACAACAGCATGATGAATGATGTCTGTGCTGGCAAAACTATCCCTCATCAGAATAACAAGAGCAAAAGGAAATGGGATATTGAGAGTACTGCCTGCATCAAACAGTCTGCATTTTGTGGACGCATCAAAAAAGACATGTTTGATAATCTGCATGATAATTTGAACTCCATTGTGAGGCAAGCATGCAAGATTAAGTACAAGTTCTACATCTTAGTGACATCATCAGACAGCTTTTTTGAGGAAACCAAG GAACTACTGGAGGCAGAGGGACACGCTGCAGTTGAGCCTTATCAGTTTGAAATAGATGAAAGTGGGCAAACACCTCTTCTAATTTTACTTAGAAATGAGGATATTGCAGAACACATATGTGAG GTTCCACATTTGCTTGAGTTAAAAAAGTCATCCAGAGTTCTCTTTGCGGGCATTGACCGGCCAGATGACGTTGTCAACCTCACACATCAGGAAGTTTTTGCCAGGGGAGGCTTCGTGGTCTTTGATGAAGCTGCTTTGGATGCGCTGAGTTTGG aaaacatgaaaaaggtTGTGGGTGTTATGGAGGAACTGGATAAAAAAGGGAAATGGAAATGGTTTCTGCACTATAGAGACAGCCGCAAACTTCGGGAAAACGTGAG GTGCAGTCCTGATGCACAGAAGAGGAAGCATTTCGTTGACTGCTGCCAGGAAGCTGGGATAGTGGAGGTTTTGCCCTATCACGAGTGCGATGTCATTTCCCGCGGCAGACCAGACTACCTTCGCTGCCTAGTTCATCTCCAGATTCAAAACGTATCTGCCCGGTTCCCTGTTTTTATTACAG ACACACCAGCTGACTCTTTTGGGAAAAACGGAATTTTAACTATGAATATTTACGCATTCTCACGGATTCTTTCAAATGACAGTTGTTTGGTTTCATAA